A window of Cohnella herbarum contains these coding sequences:
- a CDS encoding SpoIIIAH-like family protein → MNNKRQTIWLVSMLSLMVILSAYYLFTEDAPTTPSGTEASQLLGDDGKVSSSADPEGISVTQVDSLTDELTGVKADGTVSEVASEESPGQEAGAESLSPGDEAVLKGINNSKGNELLDKIQLEQQTKTSELAEKLTAIVAKTSKATPEEASAAFEELNRLEETDLRITSLQEKLLQDYENAVVAEEDTNFKVIVLSEKLEKKQAINIIDMATKELDVSPERVTVQYVQQ, encoded by the coding sequence ATGAACAACAAACGCCAAACCATATGGTTGGTATCGATGCTTAGCTTAATGGTAATCCTGTCTGCCTATTACCTATTTACGGAAGATGCGCCTACGACGCCTAGCGGCACGGAAGCATCGCAACTACTAGGCGATGACGGCAAAGTGAGTTCTTCGGCCGATCCGGAAGGCATAAGCGTCACCCAAGTCGACTCCCTTACGGATGAACTGACGGGAGTGAAAGCGGATGGGACGGTAAGCGAAGTCGCTTCCGAAGAGTCCCCTGGGCAAGAGGCGGGCGCGGAAAGTCTTTCACCCGGAGACGAAGCCGTTCTTAAGGGGATCAACAACTCGAAAGGCAATGAACTGTTAGACAAGATCCAACTGGAGCAGCAGACGAAAACAAGCGAACTGGCGGAGAAACTTACCGCGATCGTCGCGAAAACGTCAAAGGCAACCCCGGAAGAAGCATCCGCGGCGTTCGAAGAGCTTAACCGCTTGGAAGAAACGGATCTCCGCATTACTAGCCTGCAAGAAAAATTGCTGCAAGACTACGAGAACGCGGTCGTCGCCGAGGAAGACACGAATTTCAAAGTCATCGTTCTTAGCGAGAAGTTAGAGAAGAAGCAAGCCATCAACATTATCGACATGGCTACGAAAGAGCTCGACGTATCTCCCGAACGAGTCACCGTACAGTACGTGCAACAATAG
- the xseA gene encoding exodeoxyribonuclease VII large subunit, with amino-acid sequence MDPARALSIRDINRLIKMKLEGDTGLQDIWLRGEISNFTFHSSGHMYFTLKDEGARLKCIMFASYNARLPFAPKDGMKVLARGGVSVYERDGQYQFYATAMQPDGIGSLYLAFEQLKRKLDSEGLFLEHLKRQLPSYPRTVGVITSPTGAAVRDILITLERRNPGVHVLLYPVSVQGKGAAPSIVKAIQAMNAHGEADVLIVGRGGGSLEELWAFNEEAVARAIRASAIPVISAVGHETDFTISDFAADLRAPTPTAAAELAVRHTGELMMGLVHLEQRMTKSLSALLGRARERWQHAARSPYFTQPRRSLLVQAERLDRLRDRLQYRIRTEQSRAQERLSRLKGRLSAVNPNQQAAFARKRIVSATRGLELAMNGILRQRQSQYGSIVRHLDALSPLKVMARGYSLVYDEQEKSLVRTINEVQPGDLIRVRLTDGKLDCQVWGIHGEERTNG; translated from the coding sequence ATGGACCCGGCGCGCGCGTTAAGCATTCGCGACATTAACCGCCTCATTAAGATGAAGCTTGAAGGCGACACCGGACTCCAAGACATCTGGCTAAGAGGCGAAATATCCAACTTTACGTTCCATTCCAGCGGCCATATGTATTTTACGCTGAAGGACGAAGGCGCAAGACTGAAATGCATCATGTTCGCCTCCTATAACGCCAGGCTTCCATTCGCTCCGAAGGACGGAATGAAAGTGTTGGCGCGCGGCGGCGTTTCCGTATACGAAAGAGACGGGCAATATCAATTTTACGCGACGGCGATGCAACCGGATGGCATCGGGAGCTTGTATTTGGCTTTCGAGCAATTAAAGAGGAAACTCGATTCGGAAGGCCTATTCCTTGAACATCTTAAGCGTCAATTGCCGTCTTATCCGCGTACGGTAGGCGTAATTACCTCGCCTACAGGGGCGGCGGTGCGGGATATTCTGATCACGCTCGAGCGTCGCAATCCCGGGGTGCACGTATTGCTGTATCCCGTATCCGTGCAAGGAAAAGGCGCAGCGCCGTCGATCGTCAAAGCGATCCAAGCGATGAACGCGCATGGCGAAGCGGACGTACTGATCGTCGGACGGGGAGGCGGATCGCTTGAAGAATTATGGGCTTTTAACGAAGAGGCCGTCGCAAGAGCGATTCGGGCTTCGGCAATCCCCGTAATTTCCGCCGTCGGCCATGAGACCGACTTCACGATCTCCGATTTCGCGGCGGATCTAAGAGCGCCTACGCCTACGGCAGCCGCGGAGCTTGCCGTAAGACATACGGGCGAGCTTATGATGGGCTTGGTGCATCTGGAGCAGAGAATGACGAAGTCGCTGTCCGCTTTGCTCGGCAGGGCAAGGGAACGTTGGCAGCATGCGGCGAGATCTCCGTATTTCACGCAGCCAAGGAGAAGCTTGCTCGTTCAAGCGGAGCGCCTGGACAGGCTAAGAGACCGGCTGCAATATCGGATTCGAACCGAACAATCCCGCGCTCAGGAGCGATTATCGCGTTTGAAAGGAAGATTGTCCGCGGTTAATCCGAATCAGCAGGCGGCGTTCGCCCGCAAGAGGATCGTCTCGGCGACGAGAGGGTTGGAGCTTGCCATGAACGGTATCCTTCGCCAGCGCCAAAGCCAGTACGGCTCGATCGTTCGCCATTTGGACGCTTTGAGCCCGTTAAAGGTAATGGCGCGCGGATACAGCTTAGTATATGACGAGCAGGAGAAATCGTTGGTTCGTACGATTAACGAGGTGCAACCGGGCGACTTGATCCGCGTAAGATTGACGGACGGCAAATTGGATTGCCAGGTTTGGGGCATTCATGGGGAGGAGCGAACCAATGGCTAA
- a CDS encoding TlyA family RNA methyltransferase — protein MEKTTVSKERLDVLLLELGYYESREKAKAAIMAGLVFIGTERMDKAGTKVPRDAAITVKGALHPYVSRGGLKLEKAIKHFELDLNNVVMIDIGASTGGFTDCALQNGASRVYAVDVGYNQLDYSLRQDQRVQVLERTNFRHMSEDQLNGPKPGFASIDVSFISLKLILPVLAGLLELGGRTVALIKPQFEAGREQVSKTGGVIRDPAVHASVLREVLTSANELGFELKGLTYSPITGGEGNIEFLAYWVLSKQGQPLPELTEETLSHTIKQTVDEASSTFRRGTS, from the coding sequence ATGGAAAAAACAACCGTTTCTAAAGAGCGCTTAGACGTTTTGCTTCTCGAGCTCGGATATTACGAAAGCCGGGAAAAAGCCAAAGCCGCCATCATGGCCGGGTTGGTCTTCATCGGAACGGAGAGGATGGACAAAGCGGGCACGAAAGTGCCGCGCGACGCAGCGATAACCGTCAAGGGAGCGCTCCATCCTTACGTTAGCCGCGGGGGCTTAAAGCTGGAGAAGGCGATCAAGCATTTCGAATTGGATTTAAATAACGTCGTCATGATCGATATCGGGGCGTCAACGGGCGGGTTTACGGACTGCGCGTTACAGAACGGCGCATCGCGCGTATATGCCGTCGACGTCGGATACAATCAATTAGACTACTCCTTGCGTCAAGATCAACGCGTGCAGGTGCTGGAGCGTACGAACTTCAGGCATATGTCGGAGGATCAGCTGAATGGACCGAAACCCGGGTTCGCTTCGATCGATGTTTCGTTTATTTCGCTTAAGCTCATTCTGCCGGTTCTTGCCGGATTGCTGGAATTAGGCGGTAGGACCGTTGCGCTCATCAAGCCCCAGTTCGAAGCGGGAAGAGAGCAGGTCAGCAAGACGGGCGGAGTCATCCGTGACCCTGCCGTGCACGCGAGCGTCCTTCGGGAGGTGCTTACTTCCGCGAATGAACTCGGGTTCGAGTTAAAAGGGCTCACGTATTCGCCGATTACCGGAGGGGAAGGGAATATCGAATTTCTGGCCTACTGGGTGTTATCCAAGCAAGGCCAACCTCTGCCTGAACTCACGGAAGAAACGTTAAGCCATACGATCAAGCAGACCGTCGACGAGGCAAGTTCCACGTTCCGCAGAGGTACGTCATGA
- the accC gene encoding acetyl-CoA carboxylase biotin carboxylase subunit translates to MKFNKILIANRGEIAVRIIRACRELGITAVAVYSEADRESLHVRLADEAYCIGPTASKDSYLNLTNIMSVATLTDCDAIHPGYGFLSENADFADICETCNIAFIGPSSVAISRMGDKAVAKQTMKDADVPVIPGSDGLLEDLDDAIRVAREIGYPVIIKATAGGGGRGIRIAENEEMLVREITTAQQEAEKAFGNSGVYLEKFLTGMKHVEIQIIADKHGNVAHLGERDCSVQRRRQKLVEEAPCPIMTPELRDRMGQASVRAARAVNYSGAGTIEYLLGPDGQFYFMEMNTRIQVEHPVTEMITGIDLIKEMIAIAEGAPLSFKQEDVKINGWAIECRINAEDSERNFMPSAGRIGFYLPPGGPGVRVDSAAYPQYVISPHYDSMIAKLIVWAPTREEAIARTRRALSEFMVDGVKTTIPFHLKLMNHPIFNKGTFDIKFLEEHDINGDSEVSSENGF, encoded by the coding sequence TTGAAATTTAATAAGATTTTGATTGCTAACCGCGGCGAGATCGCGGTGAGGATCATTCGTGCGTGCCGGGAACTTGGAATTACCGCGGTGGCGGTGTATTCCGAAGCCGACCGTGAATCGTTGCATGTACGTTTGGCCGACGAGGCGTATTGTATCGGACCGACGGCGTCCAAGGATAGCTATTTGAACTTAACGAACATTATGAGCGTAGCAACGTTAACGGATTGCGACGCCATTCATCCGGGCTACGGATTTCTTTCTGAAAATGCTGATTTCGCGGATATCTGCGAAACTTGCAATATTGCGTTTATCGGTCCTTCGTCTGTTGCGATTAGCCGCATGGGAGACAAAGCGGTTGCCAAGCAAACGATGAAGGATGCGGACGTTCCGGTTATTCCCGGATCCGACGGATTGTTGGAAGATCTCGACGACGCGATTCGCGTCGCCCGCGAGATCGGCTACCCCGTTATCATTAAAGCGACGGCGGGCGGCGGCGGGCGCGGTATCCGAATCGCGGAGAACGAGGAAATGCTCGTTCGCGAGATTACGACCGCGCAGCAAGAAGCGGAGAAGGCGTTCGGCAATTCTGGCGTCTATCTAGAGAAGTTCCTGACGGGAATGAAACACGTCGAAATTCAAATCATCGCCGATAAACACGGTAACGTGGCGCATCTCGGCGAGCGCGATTGTTCCGTGCAGCGTCGTCGTCAGAAATTGGTCGAGGAAGCGCCTTGCCCGATTATGACGCCCGAACTGCGCGATCGGATGGGCCAAGCTTCCGTTAGAGCCGCCCGCGCGGTGAACTATTCCGGGGCGGGAACGATCGAATATTTGCTCGGGCCGGACGGCCAATTTTACTTCATGGAGATGAACACCCGTATTCAGGTGGAGCATCCCGTGACGGAAATGATTACGGGTATCGATCTAATCAAAGAAATGATCGCCATCGCCGAAGGTGCCCCGCTTTCCTTTAAGCAGGAAGACGTGAAGATCAACGGTTGGGCAATCGAATGCCGGATTAACGCGGAAGATTCGGAGCGCAATTTCATGCCATCCGCCGGACGCATCGGCTTCTACTTGCCGCCGGGCGGTCCCGGAGTGCGCGTGGATAGCGCCGCTTATCCGCAGTACGTGATTTCACCGCATTACGATTCGATGATCGCCAAGCTGATCGTTTGGGCGCCGACTCGGGAAGAAGCGATTGCCAGAACGAGACGGGCGCTAAGCGAATTCATGGTGGACGGGGTAAAGACGACGATCCCTTTCCATTTGAAGCTTATGAATCATCCGATCTTTAACAAAGGTACTTTCGATATTAAGTTTTTGGAAGAGCATGACATCAACGGGGATAGCGAAGTTTCGTCCGAAAATGGATTCTAG
- a CDS encoding polyprenyl synthetase family protein — protein sequence MTTSVEIHTYLQLQKDLVETALRSVFAKDGSIPVRLLEAMDYSLLAGGKRLRPILVLAAAEAVKGDEQSAAKSMPFACAVEMIHTYSLIHDDLPAMDNDDYRRGILTNHKVFGDAMAILAGDGLLTHAFHVATDALKHGVPPERVLSVVTELSKYAGLSGMVGGQVDDMLGEQGVTSLEQLENIHLHKTSDLIAFSLRAGGHAAEASEKQLEAFGLFGRNVGLAFQIQDDILDLTGSADKLGKPVKSDERQEKVTYPFLIGLDESRKRVAELTKEANEALMKAGLAKPDRLIEISDYLLKRDH from the coding sequence GTGACGACTTCGGTAGAAATACATACTTATTTACAGTTGCAGAAGGATCTAGTGGAAACGGCGCTGCGATCGGTTTTTGCTAAAGATGGGTCTATTCCGGTCAGGCTTCTTGAAGCGATGGATTATTCATTGCTTGCCGGAGGGAAGAGATTACGTCCTATTCTCGTTCTTGCCGCCGCGGAAGCGGTCAAGGGCGACGAACAATCGGCGGCAAAGTCGATGCCGTTCGCATGCGCGGTAGAGATGATTCACACCTACTCGCTTATTCACGATGATCTGCCGGCGATGGACAACGACGATTACCGACGCGGAATTCTAACGAATCACAAGGTTTTCGGCGATGCAATGGCGATATTGGCCGGGGACGGATTGCTTACTCACGCCTTCCACGTTGCTACGGATGCCTTGAAGCACGGAGTACCGCCGGAGCGCGTTCTCTCCGTTGTTACCGAGCTGAGCAAGTATGCGGGATTATCCGGAATGGTCGGCGGTCAAGTAGACGATATGCTTGGAGAGCAGGGCGTCACTTCGCTTGAACAATTGGAGAACATCCATTTGCATAAAACAAGCGATTTGATCGCATTCTCGCTTAGAGCCGGAGGTCATGCGGCCGAAGCGAGCGAAAAGCAGTTGGAAGCGTTCGGACTGTTCGGTCGGAACGTAGGGTTGGCGTTCCAGATTCAAGACGACATCCTCGATCTAACCGGTTCCGCGGATAAGCTCGGCAAGCCGGTGAAGAGCGATGAAAGGCAAGAAAAGGTGACCTATCCGTTCTTGATCGGATTGGACGAAAGCCGTAAACGGGTCGCGGAGTTAACGAAAGAAGCGAACGAAGCGCTAATGAAGGCCGGATTGGCAAAACCGGACAGGTTAATCGAAATTTCCGATTATTTGTTAAAACGAGACCATTAA
- the accB gene encoding acetyl-CoA carboxylase biotin carboxyl carrier protein → MFKLSEIKELIKLVDQTTVHELEIENEGMRLSIRKPGRTEVVNVQTPHLSHTYLPQGQPTVQAPVVANGPGPETKTVAADDSNLHRIVSPMVGTFYRSPSPDASSFVNIGDRVSDKTVVCILEAMKLMNPLEAEVKGEIVDILVENGQLVEFGQPLFLVKPE, encoded by the coding sequence ATGTTTAAGCTGAGCGAAATTAAAGAATTGATCAAACTGGTAGACCAAACAACCGTACACGAATTGGAAATTGAGAACGAAGGAATGCGACTGTCGATTCGCAAACCGGGACGCACGGAAGTCGTTAACGTGCAAACGCCCCACCTTTCTCATACATACCTGCCGCAAGGCCAGCCGACCGTTCAGGCACCCGTTGTTGCTAACGGACCCGGACCGGAAACGAAAACAGTCGCTGCGGATGATTCCAACCTTCACCGCATCGTATCACCGATGGTAGGCACTTTCTATCGTTCCCCATCGCCCGATGCTTCTTCATTCGTGAACATCGGCGACCGAGTTTCCGATAAAACGGTCGTATGTATTCTAGAGGCGATGAAGCTAATGAATCCTTTGGAAGCGGAAGTGAAGGGCGAGATCGTGGATATTCTCGTGGAGAACGGACAGCTCGTCGAATTCGGCCAACCGCTATTCCTAGTGAAGCCGGAATAA
- the xseB gene encoding exodeoxyribonuclease VII small subunit — MAKNGTAGNSAKESEAPALTFEQAMETLETIVAKLESGDVPLETAIELFQEGMSLSRLCGQKLEQVERRIETLVEGDGGFQRKPFVATKEEA; from the coding sequence ATGGCTAAGAACGGTACTGCGGGTAATTCCGCTAAAGAAAGCGAAGCGCCCGCTTTAACCTTCGAGCAGGCGATGGAAACGCTGGAAACGATCGTTGCCAAGCTGGAGAGCGGAGACGTGCCGCTGGAAACCGCCATCGAGCTGTTTCAAGAAGGGATGTCGTTGTCCCGCTTGTGCGGTCAGAAGCTCGAGCAGGTTGAACGTCGCATCGAGACGTTAGTGGAAGGCGATGGCGGATTTCAACGCAAGCCTTTCGTAGCGACGAAAGAAGAAGCCTAA
- the folD gene encoding bifunctional methylenetetrahydrofolate dehydrogenase/methenyltetrahydrofolate cyclohydrolase FolD, translated as MSAQIIYGKQISDSIREELIQEVEQLKQQGVTPGLVVILVGEDAASQVYVRNKAKACEQLGYHSEVIRVPAETTQQELLALIGKYNEQQNIHGILVQLPLPKHIEEKAIIDAISVEKDVDGFHPVSVGNLMIGDDALLPCTPSGVIELLKRTGNSPAGKHAVVIGRSNIVGKPVAMLLLRENATVTICHSRTPNIAEIARQADILVVGVGVPKLVKKEWVKPGAVVIDVGVNRLPDGKLCGDVDYDDVLDVAGWITPVPGGVGPMTITMLMANTLKSAKQARR; from the coding sequence GTGAGCGCACAAATCATCTACGGAAAACAAATATCGGATTCGATCCGCGAAGAATTGATTCAGGAAGTCGAGCAATTGAAGCAGCAGGGCGTTACTCCGGGGTTGGTCGTCATTCTAGTCGGCGAGGACGCAGCTTCGCAAGTGTACGTAAGGAACAAGGCGAAAGCTTGCGAACAGCTCGGCTATCACTCCGAAGTGATCCGGGTTCCGGCGGAGACGACTCAACAAGAGCTGCTTGCGCTAATCGGAAAATATAACGAACAACAGAACATTCATGGCATTCTCGTCCAGTTGCCTCTTCCGAAGCATATCGAAGAAAAAGCGATCATCGACGCGATTTCTGTTGAGAAAGACGTCGACGGATTCCATCCGGTAAGCGTCGGTAACCTGATGATCGGCGACGACGCTTTGTTGCCTTGCACGCCGTCGGGCGTGATCGAGCTGTTGAAGCGGACGGGGAATTCCCCCGCTGGTAAACATGCGGTGGTCATCGGTCGAAGCAACATCGTAGGTAAGCCGGTAGCAATGCTGCTGCTACGAGAGAACGCGACCGTTACGATCTGCCATTCGCGTACTCCGAACATTGCAGAGATTGCCCGCCAAGCGGATATCCTGGTCGTCGGAGTAGGCGTTCCTAAGCTCGTGAAGAAGGAATGGGTTAAGCCGGGAGCCGTCGTGATCGACGTAGGCGTGAATCGGTTGCCGGATGGTAAGCTCTGCGGAGATGTAGATTACGACGACGTGCTCGACGTGGCCGGTTGGATAACGCCGGTTCCTGGCGGAGTCGGTCCAATGACGATTACGATGTTGATGGCGAATACGCTTAAATCTGCTAAACAAGCAAGGAGATAG
- the dxs gene encoding 1-deoxy-D-xylulose-5-phosphate synthase: protein MLLEHIDSPTDLKKLTLPDLPQLAEEIRHFLIQKLSATGGHLAPNLGVVELTIALHYLYNSPQDKFIFDVGHQAYVHKMLTGRQNRFDSLRQKDGLCGFVKRNESEHDVWEAGHSSTSLSAAIGMALARDHQGGTNKVVAIIGDGALTGGMALEALNHIGHEKRKLMVVLNDNEMSIAPNVGAIHNYLGKVRSEKIYRKAKDELDWLLRKVPAIGGKLARTADRVKDSLKYLIAPDGMLFEEFGLKYFGPVDGHDVNKLLETFKQADNVEGPVLVHVLTVKGKGYSPAEADSHKWHGITGSYKIESGQVVKPVGPPMYTEVFGNALIELADQDKRIIAVTPAMPGGSGLLKFAEKYPDRMIDVGIAEQHAATMSAALAMEGMKPVFAVYSTFLQRAYDQVVHDICRQNLNVIFAIDRAGFVGADGETHHGVYDIAFLRHVPNMVLMMPKDENELRNMLKTAVDYDGGPIAVRYPRIAGTGVGFDDEMKPIEIGSWETVREGDYAAVLAIGPMVQVAEEAAELLKRDGINIRVINARFVKPLDEKMLIAMSKEQIPMLIAEEGTIQGGLGSAILEFYAMQGINPASIRLAGVPDRFIEHATIKEQREETGLTPESIAKQLASLAVRKRQRAT, encoded by the coding sequence TTGCTGCTCGAGCATATCGACAGTCCAACTGACTTAAAAAAATTAACGCTACCCGATCTTCCTCAGTTGGCTGAAGAAATTCGGCATTTTCTAATTCAGAAATTATCTGCAACGGGAGGTCATCTCGCGCCGAATCTAGGCGTCGTTGAATTGACGATCGCGTTGCATTATTTGTATAACAGTCCGCAGGACAAATTTATTTTCGACGTCGGACATCAAGCCTACGTTCATAAGATGCTAACGGGGCGGCAAAACCGCTTCGATTCGTTGCGGCAGAAAGACGGATTGTGCGGATTCGTGAAACGCAACGAAAGCGAGCACGACGTATGGGAAGCCGGCCATAGCAGTACATCCCTGTCCGCGGCGATCGGGATGGCTTTGGCGCGCGATCATCAAGGCGGCACGAACAAGGTCGTCGCGATAATCGGCGACGGAGCGCTAACGGGCGGTATGGCGCTTGAAGCTTTAAACCATATCGGTCACGAGAAACGCAAGCTGATGGTCGTGCTGAACGATAATGAAATGTCCATCGCACCGAATGTCGGCGCCATTCACAATTATTTGGGCAAAGTTCGCTCCGAGAAAATCTATCGCAAGGCGAAGGACGAATTAGACTGGCTGCTGCGCAAAGTGCCGGCGATCGGCGGCAAGCTAGCCCGTACGGCGGATCGCGTGAAGGACAGCTTAAAGTATCTCATCGCGCCGGACGGCATGTTGTTCGAAGAGTTCGGATTGAAATATTTCGGGCCGGTGGACGGTCATGACGTGAATAAATTGCTCGAAACGTTCAAGCAAGCGGACAACGTAGAAGGTCCCGTGCTGGTACACGTGCTGACCGTGAAAGGAAAAGGATATTCTCCGGCGGAAGCCGATTCGCATAAATGGCATGGCATTACGGGTTCCTACAAAATTGAATCCGGTCAAGTCGTCAAGCCTGTCGGTCCACCTATGTATACGGAGGTGTTCGGGAACGCTTTGATCGAATTGGCTGATCAAGATAAGCGAATTATTGCCGTGACTCCCGCGATGCCGGGAGGTTCGGGCTTGCTGAAATTCGCCGAAAAGTATCCGGACAGGATGATCGATGTCGGGATTGCCGAACAGCACGCGGCTACGATGTCCGCGGCGCTGGCGATGGAAGGGATGAAGCCCGTCTTCGCCGTATATTCGACTTTCTTGCAACGGGCATACGATCAAGTCGTGCACGACATTTGCCGGCAAAATTTGAACGTGATCTTCGCGATCGACCGGGCCGGTTTCGTCGGCGCGGACGGCGAGACGCATCACGGAGTTTACGATATCGCGTTTTTACGGCATGTTCCCAACATGGTTCTGATGATGCCTAAAGACGAGAACGAGTTGAGAAACATGTTAAAGACGGCTGTCGATTACGACGGCGGACCGATCGCGGTTCGTTATCCTAGAATCGCGGGAACGGGCGTCGGGTTCGACGACGAAATGAAACCGATCGAGATCGGTTCGTGGGAAACGGTACGCGAGGGTGATTATGCGGCCGTGTTGGCAATCGGACCGATGGTTCAAGTCGCGGAGGAAGCAGCCGAATTGTTGAAGCGAGACGGTATCAACATCCGGGTCATTAATGCCCGGTTCGTTAAGCCGTTGGACGAGAAAATGCTGATTGCAATGAGCAAGGAGCAGATTCCGATGTTGATCGCCGAAGAAGGGACGATTCAAGGCGGCTTAGGTAGCGCGATTCTTGAATTTTACGCCATGCAAGGGATTAATCCCGCTTCCATCCGTCTTGCGGGTGTACCCGACAGGTTCATCGAGCATGCAACGATCAAGGAACAACGCGAAGAAACCGGCTTAACTCCTGAATCGATTGCCAAACAATTGGCGTCGCTCGCGGTACGCAAAAGGCAAAGGGCCACTTAA
- the amaP gene encoding alkaline shock response membrane anchor protein AmaP, with translation MIKVLDRLLLFFYSLAIGIVAVVAIAAASGGFSESWLKEVVSDFTGDVRAVQGSVIGVAVILLLISVRFLVVSVRRDSNSAPSINQRTEHGDIRISVETVENLALKAASRTRGVKDLRARVRVSEAGLGILIRAFVDGEGSIPTMSEEMQRTVSQQIEEATGIPVAEVSVFIANVTQAPTTFKSRVE, from the coding sequence TTGATTAAAGTATTGGACAGGCTGCTTCTATTCTTTTATAGCTTGGCAATAGGGATCGTTGCGGTTGTTGCCATCGCCGCCGCTAGCGGCGGATTTTCGGAAAGTTGGCTGAAAGAAGTCGTATCCGACTTTACCGGCGACGTACGCGCAGTACAAGGTTCCGTCATCGGCGTTGCGGTCATCCTGTTGCTGATCAGCGTAAGATTCCTGGTGGTCTCCGTCCGGCGCGACAGCAACTCCGCTCCTTCCATCAATCAGCGGACGGAGCACGGCGACATTCGGATTTCGGTTGAAACGGTCGAGAATCTGGCGCTTAAAGCCGCTTCCCGGACGCGCGGCGTTAAAGACTTGCGCGCTAGAGTCAGAGTATCCGAAGCGGGACTGGGTATTCTGATCAGGGCATTCGTAGACGGAGAAGGCTCCATTCCGACGATGTCCGAAGAGATGCAGCGCACGGTATCTCAGCAGATCGAAGAGGCGACGGGTATTCCGGTCGCGGAAGTTTCCGTATTCATCGCGAACGTGACTCAAGCGCCAACTACTTTTAAGAGCCGTGTAGAATAG
- the nusB gene encoding transcription antitermination factor NusB has product MKRRLAREIVVQSLYQIEMNGVTGDEAVNIVMEEARQDNEIGTDVAELKHIDAFTRELVQGVKENQEIIDQSLVVYLTGWQVDRLSRVDRQILRLAAYEMMFRKDVPPKVVINEAIELAKHFGLEENGKFVNGVLGRMLREREDKQSQEGDKL; this is encoded by the coding sequence ATGAAGCGCAGACTCGCAAGGGAAATCGTGGTACAAAGTTTGTACCAGATAGAGATGAACGGCGTGACCGGCGACGAGGCCGTCAATATCGTAATGGAGGAAGCGCGTCAAGACAACGAGATCGGTACGGATGTTGCCGAACTGAAGCACATCGACGCATTCACTCGCGAATTGGTGCAAGGCGTTAAGGAAAACCAAGAGATTATTGATCAAAGTCTCGTCGTTTATTTGACGGGCTGGCAGGTCGATCGCCTATCGAGGGTTGATCGGCAAATTTTGCGTTTGGCCGCATACGAGATGATGTTCCGCAAGGACGTTCCGCCTAAGGTCGTCATCAATGAAGCGATCGAGCTGGCGAAGCATTTCGGCTTAGAAGAGAACGGGAAATTCGTGAACGGCGTGCTTGGACGCATGCTGAGAGAGAGAGAAGACAAACAATCGCAGGAGGGCGACAAGCTGTGA
- a CDS encoding Asp23/Gls24 family envelope stress response protein: METIVPDYERTDMGTIEIAPEVIEVIAGLATVEVEGVAGMSGGLSSGIAEMLGRKNMSKGVKVEVGQREAAVDVSIIVQYGRRIPEISSEIQRNVKRSIETMTGLNVVEVNVHIHDVHFKTADKPEEDESHVRVR, from the coding sequence ATGGAAACGATTGTCCCTGATTACGAACGGACGGACATGGGCACCATTGAGATCGCTCCGGAAGTTATCGAAGTGATCGCCGGACTAGCGACGGTAGAAGTAGAAGGCGTTGCGGGCATGAGCGGCGGACTATCATCCGGTATCGCCGAGATGTTGGGTCGCAAGAACATGTCGAAGGGCGTGAAGGTAGAAGTCGGTCAGCGCGAAGCGGCTGTCGATGTATCGATCATTGTGCAATACGGACGCCGGATACCGGAAATTTCATCCGAAATTCAACGTAATGTCAAACGCTCGATAGAGACGATGACCGGACTGAATGTAGTAGAAGTTAACGTACATATTCACGACGTTCACTTCAAAACGGCCGATAAGCCCGAAGAAGATGAATCCCATGTACGTGTCCGATAA
- a CDS encoding DUF2273 domain-containing protein codes for MWKVWWESYGGRISGIAAGLLFGIIYLFSGFWDMLFCALLIGIGYWIGKHKDERRGPILPFEKLTDWVADRWPWSR; via the coding sequence ATGTGGAAAGTCTGGTGGGAATCCTACGGGGGAAGAATCTCGGGGATTGCGGCAGGTCTACTGTTCGGCATCATTTATTTGTTTAGCGGTTTCTGGGATATGCTCTTCTGCGCTTTGCTCATTGGCATCGGTTATTGGATTGGAAAACATAAGGATGAACGGCGCGGGCCGATCTTACCGTTCGAGAAATTGACGGATTGGGTCGCCGACCGTTGGCCTTGGTCACGATAA